A single region of the Chitinophaga niabensis genome encodes:
- a CDS encoding RagB/SusD family nutrient uptake outer membrane protein, which produces MTTFSKYILVLGLLLGSACSKVDEQKPFSAIDPAQIFSDPSRVEKAALGMYNALQNAEFFGGRILIYADQRGNDVNVASFFGNVGSFNMISADAIALNAWTGGYRTIYEANLFMKKLQQNEAVVGTPKATQYYGEAKFIRALCYFYLVSLYAQPYNFQGDAGHPGVPLILDAAEDGAQALSAVNRVKRNTVKEVYDQMIKDLTEASAALPPNWNDAYFNRARATKAAADGLLSRVYLNKGDWPNANTSADAVIASPLAFKLATEPIDNWTFANMNATVERIFSVAMNSADNPNTNNAIGQHYSPLGRGDISVNTAGYFGIPNFAATDKRRNAAMIRTSGASTYTGKYYLNPREQWVPVLRLAEIKLNKAEAMARLDPLVSAGALTQLMDIRTIRGASVIVPPVTQAELITLILNERRMELAFEGFGMMDFLRTGRAIPARPQHLAQAAGTDYVIFPIPLLETQSNKQLAQNKGY; this is translated from the coding sequence GATCCGGCACAGATCTTCAGCGATCCTTCCCGTGTGGAAAAAGCAGCATTGGGTATGTACAATGCTTTGCAGAATGCAGAGTTCTTTGGTGGCCGGATCCTCATTTATGCAGACCAGCGCGGCAACGATGTGAACGTAGCTTCCTTCTTTGGTAATGTGGGTTCTTTCAATATGATCTCCGCAGATGCTATTGCACTGAATGCATGGACAGGTGGTTACCGTACCATTTATGAAGCCAACCTCTTCATGAAAAAACTACAGCAGAATGAAGCCGTAGTAGGTACACCCAAAGCAACCCAGTATTACGGGGAAGCAAAATTCATCAGGGCATTGTGTTATTTCTACCTGGTGAGTTTATATGCGCAGCCTTATAACTTCCAGGGAGATGCGGGGCACCCCGGTGTTCCATTGATCCTGGATGCTGCAGAAGATGGGGCACAGGCACTCAGCGCCGTCAACAGGGTAAAAAGGAATACCGTAAAAGAAGTCTACGATCAGATGATCAAAGATCTTACAGAAGCTTCCGCCGCATTGCCACCGAACTGGAATGATGCATACTTTAATCGTGCACGTGCTACAAAGGCAGCTGCGGATGGTTTGTTATCCAGGGTATATCTCAACAAAGGAGACTGGCCTAATGCTAATACCAGCGCAGATGCCGTGATCGCTTCTCCGCTTGCATTTAAACTGGCAACAGAACCGATAGATAACTGGACCTTCGCTAATATGAATGCCACAGTAGAAAGGATCTTTTCTGTAGCCATGAACAGTGCGGACAATCCCAACACCAATAATGCCATTGGTCAGCACTACAGCCCATTGGGCAGGGGGGATATTTCCGTTAATACTGCAGGTTACTTTGGCATTCCTAATTTCGCTGCAACAGATAAACGCAGGAATGCAGCCATGATCCGCACTTCCGGAGCATCCACCTATACCGGTAAATATTATCTCAATCCAAGGGAGCAATGGGTTCCGGTACTCCGGCTGGCAGAAATAAAATTAAACAAAGCAGAAGCCATGGCCAGGCTGGACCCATTGGTAAGTGCAGGCGCACTCACCCAGTTAATGGATATCCGTACCATACGTGGCGCATCTGTAATTGTTCCACCGGTAACACAGGCAGAACTGATTACGCTGATCCTGAATGAAAGAAGGATGGAGTTGGCGTTTGAAGGTTTTGGGATGATGGATTTCCTTCGTACCGGCAGAGCTATTCCGGCTCGTCCGCAACACCTGGCACAGGCTGCGGGAACAGATTATGTGATCTTTCCCATCCCATTGCTGGAAACACAATCAAATAAACAGTTAGCACAGAATAAAGGGTACTAA